The DNA window CTCGTACCGGACCGGGGCCGCGACAACCAGGCCGAGCGTGGTCTCGTTCTCCGGACCGGTCAGCGACGAGAGCATGGTGGTCTTGCCGACGCCGCGGGCGCCGCTGATCGCGACCGCTCCGGCGCCGAGGTCGAAGACGAGCGCGCTCAGCCGGTTCGCCTCGTCCCGAGCGATGACCTGGTCGGTGGTGAGGGCGGCCAGACCGGGTGCGGTACGGATCTGCAGGGTGGGCGGGTCCTGCGTGTTCGCCACCTTGCGGTACTCGTCGAGCAGCCGCCATCGGACCGCGGCCGTCAGGTCGGCGCGCCAGGCGTGCCGGGCGCTCACCGAGCCGGAGACGGTGCGGCTCACGATCGCGACCACCAGCACGGCACCGACCGCCCAGCTCGCCAGCAGCACCCAGAGGTCGGGCCGGGGCATGTCGTCGGCGGGTACCCATCCGGGCCATCGGGCGAACTGCCGCAGCGGATCGAGCGAGCCCAGGTACAACGACCGCAGGGCGGCCCAGACGACGCTGACCAGCCGCGGCACGACGAGGATGCCGATCGGGATCGCGGCCAGGGCGACCAGGATCAGCCGGAAGGTCCGGCGTACGGCCTCCTCCCGGCTGCGTTCGGTGGCGTCGAAGAGGCCGGTCTGGTCACGCAGGCCGCGCTGGACGATCGTGCGCCAGCTGACGTCGAACGCGGCGCTGAGGCCGAGGAACTCCGAGGTCGACTCCAACGGGACGGCCAGCTTCTCGCAGCGGCTGCGATGCCAGCCCAGCACCCCGTCGCTGATGATCTCGCCGATCAGGTCCAGCAGCGCCTCGGCGGTGAGGTCCTTCCAGACCGGGCGGCCGAAGATCCAGTGCTGCCGGGCGAACGCGATCCGCCACCGGCCGAGCAGGAGCACCGGCCCGGCCGCCGGCGGCTGGGAGGCCTGCCACTCCACCCGGACCCGGCCGCGACGGTGCATGGGCACGAGCACCGTGACGATGTCTCCCGGCCGGGTCGGGCGGGTCGCGGAGGTGGGCGTCCAGAACGCCGACGGCGGATCGTCGACGACGACCCGGGCCTGGACCACCCAGATGATCACGTCGTCCGGGTCCACCACGGCCTCCACCCGGCCGGGCCGCTCGACGTAGAGCAGGTCCTGCAGGCGTACCCAGGCGAAGAGGGAGACGGCCAGGACCGCCACGCCGCCGGCCGCGGTGAAGAAGCGGCCGGCGAGCAGCAGCACGGCAGTCGCGCCGAACAGGCCGGCGAGCACGTGAAGGAGAAATCGCCTGGCGCCCACATCGGAATCTCACCGTCAAAGCCCGTGGTGGGCAAGACCCGGTGTGACAGCGGGCGGTCAGGCGGCGAGCGCGCCCTCGATCAGGCCGACCGCTTCCGGCACGGTCCGCGCCACCAGGATCATCTCCATCGCGGCGGGCCGGACGAACTTGTCGTCGACCAGCTTGTTCAGCCAGGTCAGCAGGCCGTCGTAGAAGCCGTCCGGGTCGAGCAGCACCATCGGTTTGCGGTGCACGCCGAGGGTCGCGGTGGTCCACACCTCGAAGAGCTCGTCCAGCGTGCCGAGGCCGCCGGGCAGGGTGATGAAGGCGTCCGATCGCTCGATCATGAGGTTTTTCCGGGAGCTCATGTCGTCGGTCACGACCAGCTCGTCGGAGCCGAGATCGGCCACCTCGAGGTCCATCAGGCACTGCGGGATGATCCCGAGTGTGCGGCCGCCGGCGGACCGGGCGCCGTCGCCGACCGCGCCCATCATGCCGACGCAGCCACCGCCGGAGACCAGGACGTGCCCGCGCTCGGCGAGGACCCGGCCGGTCTCCTCGGCCAGGTCGAGCCAGCGCTGCTCGAGGGTGGTGGAGGAGGCGCAGAACACGCAGACCGATGCCACGTCAGCGCTTCCCCTCGGCGAGCGCCGCGTCGGCGTCCACGATGATCCGGACCGCCTCGGCGACGTCGTCGGTGACCTGTATCAGTTCGAGATCCATGGCGCTGATCTTGCCCTCGTCGAGCATCCGGCGCTTCATCCAGTCGAGGAGGCCGCCCCAGTACTCCACGCCCATCAGGATGACCGGGAAGCGGGTCACCTTCTTCGTCTGGACCAGCGTGATCGCCTCGAAGAGCTCGTCCAGCGTGCCGAACCCGCCCGGCAGCACGACGAAGGCCTGCGCGTACTTCACGAACATGGTCTTGCGGACGAAGAAGTAG is part of the Actinoplanes missouriensis 431 genome and encodes:
- a CDS encoding LOG family protein encodes the protein MASVCVFCASSTTLEQRWLDLAEETGRVLAERGHVLVSGGGCVGMMGAVGDGARSAGGRTLGIIPQCLMDLEVADLGSDELVVTDDMSSRKNLMIERSDAFITLPGGLGTLDELFEVWTTATLGVHRKPMVLLDPDGFYDGLLTWLNKLVDDKFVRPAAMEMILVARTVPEAVGLIEGALAA